The following are encoded together in the Kribbella voronezhensis genome:
- a CDS encoding alpha/beta fold hydrolase has translation MTVDSQRGGSRVFLVHGGLWDAMDSRGFWRTPGISAGLEAAGLDVIAPDRVRRARSWAQEVDELAALLPDQPVPLVGASNGCSVAVRLALAYPEAVSQLLLAWPATGGDVSVDERTRAGLVARGASGEVADGLLAGETLRGVADRELAGLGIPVAVLPSAPENPSHQRKTVDALLGLIQGSRELPGCPEPPTPDFPPHRDALVAAFVEFANG, from the coding sequence ATGACGGTCGATTCGCAGCGCGGCGGTAGTCGCGTGTTTCTCGTCCATGGCGGGTTGTGGGATGCCATGGATTCGAGGGGTTTCTGGCGCACGCCGGGGATTTCGGCGGGGCTTGAAGCTGCGGGGTTGGACGTGATCGCGCCCGATCGCGTGCGCAGGGCTCGCAGTTGGGCGCAAGAGGTCGACGAACTCGCGGCGCTCCTGCCGGACCAGCCGGTGCCGCTGGTTGGTGCTTCCAATGGATGCTCGGTGGCAGTGCGGCTGGCGCTGGCATATCCGGAAGCCGTGAGTCAGTTGTTGCTCGCGTGGCCCGCGACCGGGGGAGACGTGTCCGTCGACGAGCGGACCAGGGCCGGCCTGGTGGCGCGGGGTGCTTCCGGCGAGGTGGCTGACGGGTTGCTGGCTGGAGAGACGTTGCGTGGGGTGGCGGATCGGGAGCTTGCCGGGCTGGGAATTCCGGTGGCGGTGTTGCCGTCCGCACCGGAGAATCCGTCGCATCAGCGCAAGACGGTCGACGCCTTGCTGGGGCTGATCCAGGGGAGTCGGGAGTTGCCGGGCTGTCCTGAGCCGCCGACGCCGGATTTCCCGCCGCACCGGGACGCGCTGGTAGCCGCATTCGTGGAGTTCGCGAACGGCTGA
- a CDS encoding GNAT family N-acetyltransferase, with protein sequence MELKAFEDSHAAVVASWASTAQEVALLSGREEYPFPADLVGSWRKVADDIASYLYFDGGAPVGYGELWLDDEEDEVELARIIVAPDLRGQGIGAEFVRALLQPALAAGYSAVFLRVRPDNERAIRTYLRVGFQPVDERLAAEWNEPQPINYAWLQYPTVNAK encoded by the coding sequence GTGGAGTTGAAGGCGTTCGAGGATTCGCACGCGGCGGTGGTGGCGAGCTGGGCGAGTACTGCGCAGGAAGTCGCGCTGCTGTCCGGGCGCGAGGAGTACCCGTTCCCGGCGGACCTGGTGGGCAGTTGGCGGAAGGTGGCCGACGACATCGCGTCGTACTTGTACTTCGATGGGGGAGCGCCTGTCGGGTACGGCGAGCTGTGGCTGGATGACGAGGAGGACGAGGTCGAGCTCGCCCGGATCATCGTCGCGCCGGACCTTCGGGGGCAGGGGATCGGCGCCGAGTTCGTCCGGGCCTTGTTGCAGCCGGCGCTGGCGGCTGGTTATTCAGCTGTGTTTCTGCGAGTCCGACCTGACAACGAGCGGGCGATCAGGACCTACCTGCGGGTGGGCTTCCAGCCGGTCGACGAGAGGCTCGCCGCCGAATGGAACGAACCCCAGCCGATCAACTACGCCTGGCTCCAATACCCGACGGTCAACGCCAAGTAG
- the mscL gene encoding large conductance mechanosensitive channel protein MscL, whose translation MLKGFKEFIMRGNILDLAIAFVMGTAFATVVKTVVDNLVAPLIASIGGTNVNGLAFHIVDGNEKSIVDVGAIINALIVFVLTAAVVYFVLVVPMKKIQDRRAAAAATGVEPEPEPLTTDQQLLVEIRDALRTRP comes from the coding sequence ATGCTCAAGGGCTTCAAAGAATTCATCATGCGAGGGAACATCCTCGACCTCGCCATCGCGTTCGTGATGGGCACCGCGTTCGCGACCGTCGTCAAGACCGTGGTGGACAACCTGGTCGCCCCGTTGATCGCGTCGATCGGCGGCACGAACGTCAACGGCCTCGCCTTCCACATCGTCGACGGCAACGAGAAGTCGATCGTCGACGTCGGCGCGATCATCAACGCCCTGATCGTGTTCGTGCTCACTGCGGCCGTCGTCTACTTCGTGCTGGTCGTGCCGATGAAGAAGATCCAGGACCGCCGCGCCGCGGCCGCCGCCACCGGCGTGGAGCCGGAGCCCGAGCCCCTGACCACCGACCAGCAACTCCTGGTCGAGATCCGCGACGCCCTCCGCACCCGCCCCTGA
- a CDS encoding FmdB family zinc ribbon protein, with the protein MPTYQYQCTECGNSLEVRQSFTDDALTVCPNCEGTLRKVFNAVGVVFKGSGFYRNDSRSSGTSTVPAKSESSSSSSTSSSDSGSSSSNGSSSNGSSSNGSSSGSSSSSSSSGGSSAGSASKTSAA; encoded by the coding sequence GTGCCGACGTACCAGTACCAGTGCACCGAGTGTGGCAACTCGCTCGAGGTCCGGCAGAGCTTCACGGACGATGCGCTGACCGTCTGCCCGAACTGCGAGGGCACCCTGCGCAAGGTCTTCAATGCGGTCGGCGTGGTCTTCAAGGGCTCCGGCTTCTACCGGAACGACAGCCGTTCGAGCGGCACCAGCACCGTGCCGGCCAAGAGCGAGTCCAGCTCTTCGTCTTCGACGTCCTCGTCCGACTCCGGGTCTTCCTCGTCCAACGGCTCGTCTTCCAATGGGTCGTCTTCGAACGGGTCGTCTTCGGGTTCGTCGTCCTCGTCCAGCTCCTCGGGCGGATCGTCGGCGGGCAGCGCCAGCAAGACCAGCGCGGCCTGA
- a CDS encoding 5-formyltetrahydrofolate cyclo-ligase — protein MFATKTAARDALLAARAVRPSGKGLLESAREHLGARQRIALYVSRGPEPQTGALIDWLLASGREVLLPILYADNDLGWGVAPGAADLVPGRLGLSEPPVDLGAAAIATADLVICPALAVDRHGVRLGRGGGSYDRALARVPAGTPIWAAVFDEEIVDHLPADPHDHPVTAALTPTRLVLLGQ, from the coding sequence GTGTTTGCTACCAAGACGGCCGCGCGCGACGCGCTGCTCGCCGCCCGGGCCGTCCGGCCTTCCGGAAAAGGTTTGCTGGAGTCCGCGCGCGAGCACCTGGGCGCGCGGCAGCGGATCGCCCTCTACGTCTCCCGAGGCCCGGAACCACAGACCGGCGCCCTGATCGACTGGCTGCTGGCCAGCGGTCGTGAAGTGCTCCTGCCGATCCTGTACGCCGACAACGACCTCGGCTGGGGAGTGGCACCCGGTGCCGCCGACCTCGTTCCCGGCCGGCTCGGCCTCTCCGAGCCGCCCGTCGACCTGGGTGCCGCGGCGATCGCCACCGCGGATCTCGTCATCTGCCCGGCGCTCGCGGTCGACCGGCACGGCGTACGGCTGGGTCGTGGTGGCGGTTCGTACGACCGTGCACTCGCCCGGGTTCCCGCCGGTACGCCGATCTGGGCGGCCGTCTTCGACGAGGAGATCGTCGACCACCTACCGGCCGACCCCCACGACCACCCGGTGACCGCGGCACTCACTCCCACCCGACTCGTCCTTCTCGGACAGTGA
- a CDS encoding serine hydrolase domain-containing protein, which yields MTSWQAVDRLDEAMAGYVDRGEVAGLITLVSRPGEVRVNVLGALAYGGAPLERDSLFRVASWTKPIVAATAMILVDEGHLELDAPIDDLLPELASPRVLSRPDGPVDETVPAERPITLRDLLTFRLGLGEPMAAPNSLPLQQAEAALGVRTFGPPKPRTSLEPDEWIRRLATLPLQYQPGERWRYATGSHILGVLLARASGQPLEVLLRERLFEPLGMKDTGFAVPADQRARLTTAYLGQGVYDDAADSQWLEPPSFPDAGGGLISTADDFAAFAQLLVAGGAGIVSPQSVSAMTTDHLSAEQRADAAAFLGSDAGWGFGLAVLPDRYGWAGGLGTLWYTLPEQQTFALLLTQRALWTPAPGLLETFDTALTG from the coding sequence ATGACCAGCTGGCAGGCAGTGGACCGGCTCGACGAGGCGATGGCCGGGTACGTCGACCGCGGCGAGGTCGCGGGCCTGATCACGCTGGTCAGCCGGCCGGGCGAGGTACGGGTGAACGTGCTCGGAGCCTTGGCGTACGGCGGTGCGCCGCTCGAGCGCGACAGCCTGTTCCGCGTGGCGTCGTGGACCAAACCGATCGTCGCCGCCACGGCGATGATCCTGGTGGACGAAGGGCACCTCGAACTCGATGCGCCGATCGACGACCTGCTGCCGGAGCTGGCATCGCCTCGAGTGCTGAGCCGGCCGGATGGACCGGTCGACGAGACGGTGCCTGCTGAGCGGCCGATCACGCTGCGGGACCTGCTGACGTTTCGGCTGGGTCTCGGCGAGCCGATGGCGGCTCCGAACAGCCTGCCGCTGCAGCAGGCGGAGGCAGCGCTCGGAGTACGGACCTTCGGACCACCGAAGCCGAGGACTTCGCTGGAGCCGGACGAGTGGATCCGCAGGCTGGCGACTTTGCCGCTGCAGTACCAGCCGGGCGAGCGCTGGCGGTACGCGACCGGCTCGCACATCCTCGGCGTACTGCTTGCGCGGGCGAGTGGTCAGCCGTTGGAGGTGCTGCTCCGGGAGCGGTTGTTCGAGCCGCTGGGGATGAAGGACACGGGGTTCGCGGTACCGGCGGATCAGCGCGCCCGGCTGACCACGGCGTACCTCGGGCAAGGGGTGTACGACGACGCGGCGGACAGTCAGTGGCTCGAACCACCGAGCTTTCCGGACGCCGGCGGCGGTTTGATCTCGACTGCGGACGACTTCGCCGCCTTCGCTCAGCTGCTGGTTGCCGGAGGCGCCGGAATCGTGTCACCACAGTCGGTCTCGGCCATGACGACCGACCACCTGAGCGCCGAGCAACGCGCCGACGCGGCCGCCTTCCTCGGCTCGGACGCCGGCTGGGGCTTCGGTCTGGCGGTCCTGCCCGACCGCTACGGCTGGGCCGGTGGCCTGGGCACCCTCTGGTACACGCTGCCCGAGCAGCAGACGTTCGCCCTGCTGCTGACCCAACGCGCCCTTTGGACGCCGGCACCGGGCCTGCTCGAAACCTTCGACACCGCGCTGACCGGCTAG
- a CDS encoding penicillin acylase family protein, protein MRRLLRVLIIGGIGLVTLLLVVAGTGIFVVRHSLPSYDGTVDLAGLDADVEVVRDANGIPQIYADKPDDLFAAQGYVHAQDRFFEMDFRRHVTSGRLSELFGKGALETDKFIRTMGWRRIAEKELGLLSPSTRQYLDDYARGVNAYLDEHSGSGLSLEYAVLSINYGAYRPEPWTAADSLAWLKAMAWDLGGNMADEIDRTKLAATQPARNVNSLYPAYPYDRNEPILAGGSVGEDGKFSAQPVENEARRGMLTKDFLNSLDTVDKVAKGLPQLLGRGDGIGSNSWVVSGEHTTTGKPLLANDPHLGASMPGIWTQVGLHCNKFGPQCPFDVSGFSFSGLPGVIIGHNSQISWGFTNLDPDVMDLYLERLDGNNALYSGKLEPLTLRAESFKVAGQKEEERIIVRESRHGPIISDVGDDERETGELAAKGKSPVPYAVALRWTALTPGRSADAIFAIDRAQNWTSFRKAASLFEVPSQNLVYADRDGHIGYQAPGRVPIRKAGTGDWPVPGWDPKYEWNGFVPFQAMPTEFDPDDGVIVTANQAVVPKSYKYHLTDDWDYGYRSQQILDRIHAVDKLDVNSMAAIQLDTKNKNAELLVPYLLRIAINDDFDKQGQDALRGWDFTQPADSAPAAYFNIVWRNLLALTFHDQLPESAWPDGGSRWFEVMRNLVVQPNSGWWDKQGTPQRETRDDILREALVNARAEITTKMAREPSNWQWGRLHKLTLTNQTLGTSAPGVIKKLFNRGPYELGGGSSTVDATGWNAADGYTVTATPSMRMVVDLSDFDKSRWINLTGISGHAFSSNYTDQTELWVKGETLPWAFTKGAVEATRKHTLTFTKPER, encoded by the coding sequence GTGCGTCGCCTGCTTCGAGTCCTCATCATCGGCGGTATCGGCCTGGTCACCTTGCTGCTCGTGGTGGCGGGGACCGGGATCTTCGTCGTCCGTCATTCCTTGCCCAGCTATGACGGGACCGTCGATCTGGCGGGCCTGGACGCCGATGTCGAGGTGGTCCGCGACGCCAACGGCATCCCGCAGATCTACGCCGACAAGCCGGACGACCTGTTCGCCGCGCAGGGCTACGTGCACGCGCAGGACCGGTTCTTCGAGATGGACTTCCGCCGCCACGTCACCTCCGGGCGACTGTCGGAGTTGTTCGGCAAGGGCGCGCTGGAGACGGACAAGTTCATCCGGACGATGGGCTGGCGCCGGATCGCCGAGAAGGAACTGGGGCTGCTGTCACCGTCCACCCGGCAGTACCTCGACGACTACGCGCGCGGCGTCAACGCCTACCTCGACGAGCACTCCGGCTCCGGCCTCAGCCTCGAGTACGCCGTACTGTCGATCAACTATGGCGCGTATCGCCCTGAGCCGTGGACGGCAGCCGATTCGCTGGCCTGGTTGAAGGCGATGGCCTGGGACCTCGGCGGCAACATGGCCGACGAGATCGACCGGACCAAGCTCGCCGCGACCCAGCCGGCCCGCAACGTCAACAGCCTCTACCCGGCCTACCCGTACGACCGCAACGAGCCGATCCTCGCCGGCGGTTCGGTCGGCGAGGACGGCAAGTTCAGCGCCCAGCCGGTCGAGAACGAGGCCCGCCGCGGGATGCTCACCAAGGACTTCCTGAACTCGCTGGACACCGTCGACAAGGTGGCCAAGGGCCTGCCGCAGTTGCTCGGCCGCGGCGACGGGATCGGGTCGAACTCCTGGGTGGTCTCCGGTGAGCACACCACCACCGGCAAGCCGCTGCTGGCCAACGACCCACACCTGGGCGCGAGCATGCCGGGCATCTGGACCCAGGTCGGTCTGCACTGCAACAAGTTCGGCCCGCAGTGCCCGTTCGACGTGTCCGGGTTCAGCTTCTCCGGTCTGCCCGGCGTGATCATCGGCCACAACAGCCAGATCTCCTGGGGTTTCACCAACCTCGACCCCGACGTGATGGACCTGTACCTCGAACGGCTGGACGGCAACAACGCGCTCTACAGCGGCAAGCTCGAGCCGCTGACGCTGCGGGCGGAGTCGTTCAAGGTGGCCGGCCAGAAGGAGGAGGAGCGGATCATCGTCCGGGAGTCCCGGCACGGTCCGATCATCTCCGACGTCGGCGACGACGAGCGGGAGACCGGCGAGCTCGCCGCGAAGGGCAAGAGCCCGGTCCCGTACGCCGTCGCGCTGCGCTGGACGGCGCTGACGCCGGGGCGCTCGGCCGACGCGATCTTCGCCATCGACCGGGCCCAGAACTGGACCTCGTTCCGCAAGGCGGCGAGCCTGTTCGAGGTCCCCTCCCAGAACCTGGTGTACGCCGACCGTGACGGCCACATCGGTTACCAGGCTCCCGGCCGGGTGCCGATCCGCAAGGCGGGGACCGGCGACTGGCCGGTGCCCGGCTGGGACCCGAAGTACGAATGGAACGGGTTCGTCCCGTTCCAGGCGATGCCGACCGAGTTCGATCCGGACGACGGGGTCATCGTCACCGCGAACCAGGCGGTGGTGCCGAAGTCGTACAAGTACCACCTGACCGACGACTGGGACTACGGCTACCGCTCGCAGCAGATCCTCGACCGGATCCACGCGGTCGACAAGCTGGACGTCAACTCGATGGCGGCGATCCAGCTGGACACCAAGAACAAGAACGCCGAACTGCTGGTGCCGTACCTGCTACGGATCGCCATCAACGACGACTTCGACAAGCAGGGCCAGGACGCCTTGCGTGGCTGGGACTTCACCCAGCCGGCCGACTCCGCGCCCGCGGCGTACTTCAACATCGTCTGGCGGAACCTGCTCGCGCTCACCTTCCACGACCAACTGCCCGAGTCGGCCTGGCCGGACGGCGGGTCGCGCTGGTTCGAGGTGATGCGCAACCTGGTCGTCCAGCCGAACAGCGGCTGGTGGGACAAGCAGGGCACGCCGCAGCGGGAGACCCGCGACGACATCCTGCGCGAGGCCCTGGTCAACGCCCGGGCCGAGATCACCACCAAGATGGCCCGCGAGCCCTCGAACTGGCAGTGGGGCCGCCTGCACAAGCTGACCCTGACGAACCAGACGCTGGGCACCTCGGCACCCGGTGTGATCAAGAAGCTGTTCAACCGCGGCCCGTACGAACTGGGCGGTGGCTCGTCCACGGTCGATGCGACCGGCTGGAACGCGGCCGACGGCTACACCGTCACCGCGACGCCGTCGATGCGGATGGTGGTCGACCTGTCCGACTTCGACAAGTCGCGCTGGATCAACCTGACCGGCATCTCCGGCCATGCGTTCTCGTCCAACTACACCGACCAGACCGAGCTGTGGGTGAAGGGCGAGACGTTGCCCTGGGCCTTCACCAAGGGCGCGGTCGAGGCGACCCGGAAGCACACACTGACCTTCACCAAGCCGGAGCGCTAG
- a CDS encoding GNAT family N-acetyltransferase, producing the protein MDDVWIRPLEPYDTDEAADVWWAARHAEGAQLPPAIHSIQEVRTWFAEVLLPDAQSWVALDDGRIVAVLTLDGDDLDQLYVVPDAAGQGIGSTLVELAKDLRPGGLALWTFQSNERAQKFYRRHGFAEVRRTDGAGNEEKSPDVRMVWGGHPER; encoded by the coding sequence GTGGATGATGTCTGGATCCGGCCGCTGGAGCCGTACGACACCGATGAGGCCGCGGACGTCTGGTGGGCTGCCCGGCACGCCGAAGGTGCTCAGCTGCCGCCGGCGATCCACTCGATCCAGGAGGTTCGGACCTGGTTCGCGGAGGTCCTGCTGCCGGACGCGCAGAGCTGGGTCGCGCTGGACGACGGCCGGATCGTGGCGGTGCTGACGCTCGACGGTGACGACCTCGACCAGCTGTACGTCGTACCGGATGCGGCCGGGCAGGGGATCGGGTCGACGTTGGTGGAGCTGGCGAAGGACCTCCGGCCGGGTGGGCTGGCGTTGTGGACGTTCCAGAGCAACGAGCGCGCGCAGAAGTTCTACCGGCGACACGGGTTCGCCGAAGTACGCCGTACGGACGGAGCGGGCAACGAGGAGAAGTCGCCCGACGTACGCATGGTCTGGGGCGGGCACCCCGAAAGATAG
- the moaC gene encoding cyclic pyranopterin monophosphate synthase MoaC codes for MTDNAGRTGDAAGADGAAGGLTHVDASGAARMVDVSAKDTGARRAVASGKVLVSAEVVAALRGDGVPKGDALAVARIAGIMGAKQTPSLIPLCHPIAITGVKVDLSVADDAVEIVATVKTTDRTGVEMEALTAVTVAGLAVVDMVKALDPAAVITDVRVESKEGGKTGHWVRP; via the coding sequence ATGACCGACAACGCTGGCCGGACCGGCGACGCTGCTGGTGCTGATGGCGCCGCGGGTGGGTTGACGCATGTCGATGCGAGTGGTGCGGCGCGGATGGTGGATGTCTCGGCCAAGGACACCGGTGCCCGGCGGGCTGTTGCCTCGGGCAAGGTTTTGGTGAGCGCCGAGGTGGTTGCCGCGCTGCGCGGTGACGGCGTGCCGAAGGGCGACGCGCTCGCCGTCGCGCGGATCGCGGGGATCATGGGCGCCAAGCAGACCCCTTCGCTGATCCCGCTGTGCCACCCGATCGCGATCACCGGGGTCAAGGTCGATCTCTCGGTGGCAGACGACGCGGTGGAGATCGTCGCCACCGTGAAGACGACCGACCGCACCGGCGTCGAGATGGAGGCGCTGACCGCCGTCACGGTGGCCGGCCTCGCGGTCGTCGACATGGTGAAGGCGCTCGATCCGGCCGCCGTGATCACCGACGTACGGGTGGAATCCAAAGAAGGCGGCAAGACCGGACACTGGGTCCGCCCGTGA
- a CDS encoding MogA/MoaB family molybdenum cofactor biosynthesis protein, which yields MKALVISVSNRAAAGVYSDTTGPLIVDALASWGFEVDGPQVVPDGAPVGEALVAAVGSAYDVVLTTGGTGISPTDETPERTAAVLETEIPGIAEAIRAYGVAKGIPTASLSRGLAGVAGQTIIVNLPGSRGGVKDGLAVLEPVLIHAVDQVRGGDHPRSDEV from the coding sequence GTGAAGGCGCTCGTGATCAGCGTGTCCAACCGCGCTGCGGCCGGGGTCTACTCGGATACGACCGGCCCGTTGATCGTGGACGCGCTGGCTTCCTGGGGCTTCGAGGTGGACGGCCCGCAGGTCGTGCCGGACGGCGCACCTGTCGGTGAAGCCTTGGTCGCCGCGGTCGGTTCGGCGTACGACGTCGTCCTGACCACGGGTGGCACCGGGATCTCGCCGACCGATGAGACCCCCGAGCGGACCGCCGCAGTACTGGAGACCGAGATCCCCGGGATCGCCGAGGCCATTCGCGCGTACGGCGTGGCGAAGGGCATCCCGACTGCTTCGCTGTCGCGCGGGCTGGCCGGGGTCGCCGGGCAGACGATCATTGTGAACCTGCCCGGCTCGCGCGGTGGCGTGAAGGATGGGCTGGCCGTGCTGGAGCCGGTGTTGATCCACGCGGTCGACCAGGTCCGGGGCGGCGATCATCCGCGGTCGGACGAGGTCTGA
- a CDS encoding UTP--glucose-1-phosphate uridylyltransferase yields the protein MSEAGLRQAQEKMRAAGAADVAIKVFSHYYRLLESGQQGTIRESEIEPVGDLPHLEHLDTDAESMRAALAETVVIKLNGGLGTSMGVTGPKSALPVKDGLSFLDIIARQILSTRKEYDVPLPLVLMNSFRTKDESLAVLDQYAELPVDGLPLDFLQNMEPKLLADDLTPAEWEADPELAWCPPGHGDLFTALVASGTLDALREHGFRHAFISNADNLGATPDGRIAAWMAEHDVPFGMEVCRRTRSDRKGGHVAVRKSDGRLILRDSAQVHPDDVASFQNTKLHTTFNTNNLWIDLDRLAELMTGHDGILGLPIIVNRKTVDPADSSSPKVIQLETAMGTAIETFEGSQAVIVDRSRFKPVKTTNDLLVLRSDVYQLDEAGDLTTTHEGDEPYVDLDPEFFKILADFEARFPAGPPSLVRADRLEVRGDVAFGKDVVVVGDVEVSAEPGQQRQVDDGTELRG from the coding sequence ATGAGTGAGGCGGGGCTTCGACAGGCACAGGAGAAGATGCGCGCGGCCGGTGCGGCCGACGTGGCGATCAAGGTCTTCTCGCACTACTACCGGCTGCTCGAATCGGGCCAGCAGGGGACGATCCGGGAGTCCGAGATCGAGCCGGTGGGTGATCTTCCTCACCTCGAGCACCTCGACACCGACGCCGAGTCGATGCGTGCCGCGCTGGCCGAGACGGTGGTGATCAAGCTCAACGGCGGCCTCGGCACCTCGATGGGCGTGACCGGTCCGAAGTCGGCGCTGCCGGTCAAGGACGGCCTGAGCTTCCTCGACATCATCGCCCGGCAGATCCTGAGCACGCGCAAGGAGTACGACGTACCGCTGCCGCTCGTGCTGATGAACTCCTTCCGCACCAAGGACGAGTCGCTCGCCGTCCTCGACCAGTACGCCGAACTGCCGGTGGACGGGCTGCCGCTCGACTTCCTGCAGAACATGGAGCCCAAGCTGCTGGCCGACGACCTCACTCCGGCCGAGTGGGAGGCGGACCCGGAGCTGGCCTGGTGCCCGCCCGGGCACGGTGACCTCTTCACCGCATTGGTTGCCTCAGGCACCCTCGACGCGCTCCGCGAGCACGGCTTCCGGCACGCGTTCATCTCCAACGCCGACAACCTCGGCGCCACGCCGGACGGCCGGATCGCCGCCTGGATGGCCGAGCACGACGTCCCGTTCGGGATGGAGGTCTGCCGCCGGACCAGGTCCGACCGCAAGGGCGGCCACGTTGCCGTGCGCAAGTCCGACGGCCGGCTGATCCTGCGCGACAGCGCCCAGGTGCATCCCGACGACGTCGCCTCCTTCCAGAACACCAAGCTGCACACGACCTTCAACACCAACAACCTGTGGATCGACCTGGACCGGCTGGCCGAGCTGATGACCGGTCACGACGGCATCCTCGGTCTGCCGATCATCGTCAACCGCAAGACGGTCGACCCGGCGGACTCCTCATCCCCGAAGGTGATCCAGCTGGAGACCGCGATGGGGACGGCGATCGAGACCTTCGAGGGTTCGCAGGCCGTGATCGTGGACCGGAGCCGCTTCAAACCGGTGAAGACCACGAACGACCTGCTGGTACTGCGTTCCGACGTGTACCAGCTCGACGAGGCCGGCGACCTGACCACCACCCACGAGGGCGACGAGCCGTACGTCGACCTGGACCCGGAGTTCTTCAAGATCCTGGCCGACTTCGAGGCCCGGTTCCCGGCCGGGCCGCCGTCGCTGGTCCGCGCCGACCGGCTCGAGGTCCGCGGCGATGTTGCCTTCGGCAAGGATGTGGTGGTGGTCGGCGACGTCGAGGTCAGCGCCGAGCCGGGGCAGCAGCGGCAGGTCGACGACGGGACCGAGCTGCGTGGATGA
- the glp gene encoding molybdotransferase-like divisome protein Glp — translation MRRSVDEHLEVVLGRVRPLPPFEQPLMEALGLVLCEDVVSPVSLPGFDNSAMDGYAVQAADLAGAAQDNPIRLPVVGEIAAGRSEPIVVTRGTCVRIMTGAPMPRGADSIVPVEWTDGGAASVRITQQPPLGASVRRAGEDLKAGDKVMDAGTVLGPRQIAVLAAVGRARVTVRPRPRVVVVSTGAELREPGTRLHEGQIYDSNSYTLAAAAREAGAVVYRVGIVDDDPKKIMDALSDQLVRADLVITSGGVSKGVYDVVKEVLSKLGTIDFPEVAMQPGKPQGFGVMGEDEVPIFTLPGNPVSAYVSFEVFVRPALRKLMGAMPYRRTPVQGIVLDGFASPAGKRQFVRAAATSGDQGWMASTVGGHGSHLLGGLSRSNALIVVPEDVTAVRAGDQAELWLLDEETG, via the coding sequence GTGAGAAGGAGCGTTGACGAGCATCTGGAAGTCGTTCTCGGCAGGGTGAGGCCGCTGCCGCCGTTCGAGCAGCCGTTGATGGAGGCGCTCGGGCTGGTGCTCTGTGAGGACGTCGTCTCGCCGGTGAGCCTGCCGGGCTTCGACAACTCCGCGATGGACGGGTACGCCGTACAGGCTGCCGACCTCGCCGGGGCAGCTCAGGACAACCCGATCAGGCTGCCCGTCGTCGGTGAGATCGCCGCCGGGCGGAGCGAGCCGATCGTCGTGACCCGGGGCACCTGCGTACGGATCATGACCGGCGCCCCGATGCCGCGCGGCGCGGACAGCATCGTCCCGGTCGAGTGGACCGACGGGGGAGCCGCCAGCGTGCGGATCACCCAGCAGCCTCCGCTCGGCGCTTCCGTACGCCGTGCTGGTGAGGACCTGAAGGCCGGCGACAAGGTGATGGACGCCGGCACAGTGCTCGGGCCGCGGCAGATCGCCGTACTGGCTGCTGTCGGGCGCGCTCGCGTGACGGTTCGCCCACGCCCGCGGGTTGTTGTGGTGTCCACGGGAGCGGAGCTGCGCGAGCCCGGGACGCGGCTGCACGAGGGGCAGATCTACGACTCCAACAGCTACACGCTCGCGGCGGCGGCGCGGGAAGCCGGGGCTGTCGTCTACCGGGTCGGCATCGTCGACGACGACCCGAAGAAGATCATGGACGCCTTGTCGGACCAGCTCGTGCGTGCTGACCTCGTGATCACCTCCGGTGGGGTGAGCAAGGGGGTGTACGACGTCGTCAAGGAAGTGCTGAGCAAGCTCGGCACGATCGACTTCCCCGAGGTCGCGATGCAACCCGGGAAGCCGCAGGGCTTCGGCGTGATGGGCGAGGACGAGGTGCCGATCTTCACCTTGCCGGGCAACCCGGTGTCGGCGTACGTGTCGTTCGAGGTGTTCGTCCGGCCCGCGCTGCGCAAGCTGATGGGGGCGATGCCGTACCGCCGTACGCCGGTGCAGGGCATCGTGCTCGACGGGTTCGCCTCGCCGGCGGGCAAGCGGCAGTTCGTCCGGGCCGCGGCCACCTCCGGCGACCAGGGGTGGATGGCCAGTACAGTCGGCGGGCACGGCTCACACCTGCTCGGCGGGTTGAGCCGATCGAACGCGCTGATCGTGGTGCCCGAGGACGTCACCGCCGTCCGGGCCGGCGACCAGGCCGAGCTGTGGCTGCTGGACGAGGAGACCGGATGA